Below is a window of Mycobacterium dioxanotrophicus DNA.
TTCTCGTGATCCGAACCGCAGCCACCTCGGCTGTCCATAGGATCACGTGACTATGGCCATGTTCCGATTGACATTGCTGCCGAAACCGCCATTCATATTTCGCCGCTACCCGTACAAGGGCCGCCGGCGGATGCTCGAAGCGTTGGGGCCCGATCTGGCGCGGCCCGTGGTGATGAGCGCGGACGACAGTCCTCCGGAGGAGACCGCCATCGGGCGGATCTTCAGCGAGACCGAGAACGTGCACAAGCTCCGCCACTATCTGCCGATCTACGAGTCTGTGCTGGCCAGGACCGAGCGGATGCTCGAGATCGGCGTGGACAGAGGCGGATCATTGCGCATGTGGCGGGAATACCTGCCCAAGGCCACGATCGTGGGGCTCGACTTCAACCCGAAGTCTGCCCAGTACGACGCCCCCGAGGACGACATTCATGTGCGCATCGGGGATCAGTCCGACACCGGATTCCTGGGCCGTGTCCTCGACGAGTTCGGCCCGTTCGACACGATTCTCGACGACGGCGGGCATCAACCCAGCCAGATGATCGGTTCCTTCCAGTATCTGTTTCCCCGCTTGGCGCCAGGTGGGGTGTATGCGGTCGAGGATGTTTGCGCCAACTATTGGACGGGTTACCGCGACCGCTCCGAATCGTTCATCGATTTCACCCGATGGTTGATGGATGCGATGCACGCGCCATACATGAAGATGTCATCGGTGTTCGAGTTCATGGAGGGGCACCCGAAGCGGGCCAGGGAGGTGGAGGTGCCGTTGGCGGCAACCATCATCGACCGGATCGAGGTGTTTGACTCAGTCGTGGTGGTCCATCGAGCCGCCGAACCGAAGCACTTGTCCCGTGCGGCTTTCCGATGAATTTGCACTGCTGACAGTTTATTCTCTTTGTTTGCCACGGCCGCACTGATCAGTGATAGCCCCATATCGTCGATGAAAGCGTCGAGTCAAACTCGTTAGCCTGTTTTGCAACTCGATGTGAAGTTCCGGCGATTTCGCCGAAAGCCTCTCGGCTGCAAGGCCTGCCGTCACTTCGGAAAAGTTTTAGCGCCCTGTTCAGGGCGCTAGTCTTGTCACCGGGAGTACCGATTGAGGAGATAAGGGGCACTTTTTTGACCGTGACCGACCGTGGCACTCGATCCGCCTATCTGGACCTGCTTCGGCAGGATCTCACCAGGTACGGGGTCGACGAGTTGGTGCCTGTGGGATGGGCTCGCCTGCACCGTCCTGTCTTCAAGTTTGGCAACCTCATGCTCGTGCGCAAGCGGCCGTTCGATGCCCGCAAACGCGACTTGGGGCTGGATTGGCCGGCCGATGCGCTGACCATGATCGGTATGCAGCGCCTGACGAGTTTGCAGAACTGCATCGAGACGGTGCTCGCCGAGGAGATTCCGGGCGACCTCGTCGAATGCGGCGTGTGGCGAGGCGGGGCTTCCATCCTGATGCGCGCAGTCCTGGCCGCGTACGGAGACCAGACGCGGCAGGTCTGGCTGGCGGATTCGTTCGCAGGCGTGCCTGCGCCGGACGCCGACAACTACAAGGCCGACAAGGGCGACAAGCTGCACCTCGCTGCTCCCATCCTTGCGGTCCCAGAGAAGGACGTGCGCGCCAATTTCGAGCGCTACGGTCTGTTGGACGACAGGGTCCGCTTCCTTCCGGGCTGGTTCAAGGACACGTTGACCGACGCCCCGATCCAACAGATCGCCGTGCTGCGACTCGACGGCGACCTCTACGAATCCACGATCCAGGCGCTCGACGGCCTGTACTCGCGGCTGTCGCCCGGTGGTTTTTGCATCATCGACGACTACCACGCGATCGACGGCTGCAAGAAGGCCGTCACGGACTACCGCGCGAAGCACGGGATCACCGCAGAGATCGTCGAAATCGACGGTACCGGCGTGCTCTGGCGTAAGGAGTGACGGACAGTCCACCATTTTCGGCGTTGCCGCGCTCACCCGGTCAAGGTCCGTCTCCTGCGGACGTGACCGCGGGGCGGTGCGCGCACCGGCGGGCGACCGGCCGTCACGGGAAAACTGAAAGGCTTCGAACTGCGATGAAATTTGTGTTGGCGAGCTACGGAACGCGGGGCGATATCGAACCGTCCATCGTTGTGGCTCGCGAACTGGTGCGCAGAGGGCACGAAGTGAACATCGCGGTCGCGCCGGATTCGGTGGGATTCGTTGAGGCAGCCGGGCTTCCAGCCGTGGCCTTCGGCCTCGACACGCGCACCTGGCTCGACGTCTACCGCAACTTCTGGACGTCCTTCTTCCACGGGTTCTGGAAGATCCGGGAGATGCGGCGACTCTGGCGTGAGATGTGGACGTTGAGTGATCAGTGCTGGGAGCAGATCAATGCGACTCTGACGTCGCTCGCCGACGGTGCCGATGTGCTGATCGCCGGACAGGCCTACCAGGAGCCGGCGGCCAATGTCGCGGAGTACTACGGGATTCCACTCGTCACGCTGCATCACGTGCCGATCCGCGCCAACGGCAGGCTCGTGACCATCCTGCCTGCGCCGTTGGGCCGCGCCGCGATGACGGTGTTCGACTGGCTGACTTGGTTGCTCAACAAGAAGGTCGAGGACACCCAACGGCGCGAACTGGGATTGCCGAAGGCAACCGCCCCGATGTCGCAGCGCGTAGCCGACCGCAGGTCGCTCGAAGTCCAGGCGTACGACGAGGTCTGCTTTCCCGGCCTCGCCGACGAATGGGCGAAATGGAACGGTCAGCGGCCGTTCGTGGGGACCCTCACAATGGAGCTGGCGACCAGCGTCGACGAAGAGGTCACCGACTGGATCGCCGCGGGGAACCCGCCGATCTGCTTCGGATTCGGCAGCATGCCGGTGGAATCTCCGGCCGACACGATCCGGATGATCAGCGCCGCGAGCGCGCAGTTGGGTCAGCGGGCGTTGGTGTGCGCGGGATACAGCGACTTCAGCGACGTCCCCCAGTTCTCTCACGTCAAGGTGGTCGGCGCGGTCAACTACGCGGCGATCTTCCCCGCTTGCCGCGCGGTGGTGCATCACGGGGGTTCGGGAACGACGGCGGCCAGCATGCGTGCCGGGGTCCCCACTCTGATCCTTTCGATGGACGCCAATCAAACACTGTGGGGAGCGCAACTCAAGCGCTTGAAAATCGGTACCACCCGGCGGTTTTCGGCTACCACGCAAGAATCTCTGGTTGCCGACCTGCGTCGAATCCTCGCACCCGACTACGCCGTGCGAGCCCGCGAGATCGCGGCGAGAATGAGCACGCCATCTGAAAGTAATTACCGTGCAGCGGATC
It encodes the following:
- a CDS encoding class I SAM-dependent methyltransferase, with amino-acid sequence MLEALGPDLARPVVMSADDSPPEETAIGRIFSETENVHKLRHYLPIYESVLARTERMLEIGVDRGGSLRMWREYLPKATIVGLDFNPKSAQYDAPEDDIHVRIGDQSDTGFLGRVLDEFGPFDTILDDGGHQPSQMIGSFQYLFPRLAPGGVYAVEDVCANYWTGYRDRSESFIDFTRWLMDAMHAPYMKMSSVFEFMEGHPKRAREVEVPLAATIIDRIEVFDSVVVVHRAAEPKHLSRAAFR
- a CDS encoding TylF/MycF/NovP-related O-methyltransferase produces the protein MTDRGTRSAYLDLLRQDLTRYGVDELVPVGWARLHRPVFKFGNLMLVRKRPFDARKRDLGLDWPADALTMIGMQRLTSLQNCIETVLAEEIPGDLVECGVWRGGASILMRAVLAAYGDQTRQVWLADSFAGVPAPDADNYKADKGDKLHLAAPILAVPEKDVRANFERYGLLDDRVRFLPGWFKDTLTDAPIQQIAVLRLDGDLYESTIQALDGLYSRLSPGGFCIIDDYHAIDGCKKAVTDYRAKHGITAEIVEIDGTGVLWRKE
- a CDS encoding glycosyltransferase, with translation MKFVLASYGTRGDIEPSIVVARELVRRGHEVNIAVAPDSVGFVEAAGLPAVAFGLDTRTWLDVYRNFWTSFFHGFWKIREMRRLWREMWTLSDQCWEQINATLTSLADGADVLIAGQAYQEPAANVAEYYGIPLVTLHHVPIRANGRLVTILPAPLGRAAMTVFDWLTWLLNKKVEDTQRRELGLPKATAPMSQRVADRRSLEVQAYDEVCFPGLADEWAKWNGQRPFVGTLTMELATSVDEEVTDWIAAGNPPICFGFGSMPVESPADTIRMISAASAQLGQRALVCAGYSDFSDVPQFSHVKVVGAVNYAAIFPACRAVVHHGGSGTTAASMRAGVPTLILSMDANQTLWGAQLKRLKIGTTRRFSATTQESLVADLRRILAPDYAVRAREIAARMSTPSESNYRAADLVEDFARLRSTA